The following proteins are co-located in the Microplitis demolitor isolate Queensland-Clemson2020A chromosome 3, iyMicDemo2.1a, whole genome shotgun sequence genome:
- the LOC103569794 gene encoding oxidative stress-induced growth inhibitor 2, whose translation MQQLSNAREETVYYKDVVIVGNGPGGIFLSFMLNGNWPYYTGDSHPGDEMLTARLHYILDNTNKVNEDIKIDETDSTLCLYKDEDKKTEPDYERQTHIERSGRKSLLECTREELEILATGVEGRGTCRPLALLLDQLQHPCVDAGLNLPGLLSWISAEHLPQQQVVNHVVLGKGPPGGAWHFMDPNVLTISLSRWMSLPGLDFQKWERLVGPEQLRKFSILLQDARLSAEPNFDTLDAMKRIPVGIVAAYYKDYVKKQGLAKYFKTGRTITSVRPILDRQDCEDNYSWVVKGYDNLSGRKFRYKCKKVVLATGSTNTFNRLGLAGEETQSSWVTHDLNDLETRLDRLAGKCKKCRARDNQDLSKIDPVLVVGAGLSAADAIITARCRGIPVIHAFRESSDTSSIERESGVKLSANVYERLQSLPISLYPEYHKIYEMMADGRNHRLYESLPGYKLVDLGVKSNDSNKTKERRVTLRSPSGQLFTFRVSIVAILIGSKPDLSYLGDYANKLGKVENKPISGRSNPIRVNDFTYEVIKSPRKGLYAIGSLVGDNFVRFILGGAFGVAAHILRTIDAE comes from the exons atgCAACAGTTATCAAACGCACGTGAAGAAACGGTTTATTATAAAGACGTTGTTATAGTtg GAAATGGACCGGGtggaatatttttatcatttatgcTCAATGGTAATTGGCCTTACTACACTGGAGATTCACATCCAGGAGACGAAATGCTCACAGCCCGTCTGCATTATATACTAGACAATACTAATAAAGTTAATGAAGacataaaaattgatgaaactGATAGTACTTTATGCTTGTACAAAGATGAGGACAAAAAGACTGAGCCCGACTATGAAAGACAGACGCATATTGAAAGAAGTGGTAGGAAGAGTCTGCTAGAGTGTACTCGGGAGGAGCTTGAGATTTTGGCGACTGGTGTGGAAGGCCGGGGAACTTGCAGACCCCTGGCGTTGCTGCTGGACCAGCTGCAGCATCCGTGCGTCGACGCGGGGCTCAACTTACCGGGTCTGCTGAGCTGGATATCGGCTGAACACTTGCCGCAGCAGCAGGTCGTGAACCACGTGGTGCTGGGCAAAGGTCCGCCGGGCGGTGCCTGGCACTTTATGGACCCAAATGTACTGACTATAAGTCTGAGTCGTTGGATGTCGTTGCCAGGGCTGGATTTTCAGAAGTGGGAAAGGCTGGTTGGTCCGGAACAGTTACGCAAGTTTTCTATTTTGCTACAAGACGCTCGTCTGTCCGCGGAGCCAAACTTTGATACGCTCGATGCAATGAAACGAATTCCAGTTGGTATTGTTGCTGCTTACTACAAAGATTACGTTAAAAAACAAGGCCtagctaaatattttaaaac tgGCAGAACAATAACATCAGTACGACCTATATTAGATAGACAAGACTGTGAAGATAATTACAGCTGGGTCGTAAAAGGGTACGACAATTTAAGCGGTCGGAAATTTcgttataaatgtaaaaaagttGTCCTTGCCACTGGATCAACGAACACATTCAACCGCCTCGGACTTGCCGGTGAGGAAACCCAATCCAGTTGGGTGACCCACGATCTCAATGACCTTGAAACCCGTCTCGATCGGCTGGCTGGCAAATGTA aaaaatgtaGAGCACGAGATAACCAAGACTTGAGCAAAATAGATCCAGTTCTCGTTGTCGGCGCCGGTTTAAGTGCCGCAGACGCAATTATAACAGCCCGTTGCCGCGGAATTCCGGTAATTCACGCATTCCGTGAATCGTCTGACACGTCATcaatagagagagagagtggaGTAAAACTGAGTGCCAACGTCTACGAAAGACTCCAGTCGCTTCCCATCTCATTATACCCGGAATACcacaaaatttatgaaatgatGGCAGATGGCAGAAATCATCGACTCTACGAGTCTCTCCCGGGCTACAAACTCGTAGACCTTGGTGTCAAATCTAATGACTCAAATAAAACTAAAGAGAGAAGGGTAACTCTGAGGTCACCGAGCGGACAACTATTTACATTCCGTGTTTCCATCGTTGCTATTCTCATTG gtTCGAAACCAGATTTATCTTACCTTGGAGACTATGCAAATAAGTTAGGaaaagtcgaaaataaaccAATAAGCGGGCGATCTAATCCCATAAGAGTTAATGACTTTACTTACGAAGTTATTAAGTCGCCTAGGAAGGGATTGTACGCAATCGGATCACTTGTCGGCGACAATTTCGTACGTTTTATACTTGGCGGGGCATTCGGTGTCGCGGCCCACATACTTCGTACTATCGACGCCGAATAA